GCCACTAGCACTACGGTCGCGCCTGCCCGGGCCAATCTTTCCGCCGTCACAGCCCCGATGCCGCTTGACGCCCCCGTTATGATCGCCACTTGTCCCTGAAACATACGATTCCTCCGCATGACAGTTTGCTTTGCCTTTTCGGCTTGCGCATATTATACTGAAATCATAACATTGCCGCCAACGCGAAACGCTGTTCCGCCAAGAATATGCAAAAAAAGCGGGAAGCCGCCGGACCAACCGCAAACTTTCCGCTTTCCATGAAACGTTTGTTACGCAATGATGACTTGAATGTCCAATTCGCCGATGTTTTCCATTTTTAAGGGAATGGTCAACGCCTTTTTATCGATAAAATCATGGTTGCCTTCCGTATGGATGACGCGCGGCGGGGTAATATCCACCTTAATTCCCTGCCCGTATAAAAGCGTGCTGGCATTTCCGCTGATCATATTGCCAAGTTCCGATATAGCGCTTTTCCCGAGTTCGTCAATTTCGGTTATTGCATATCCGCCCATCATTGCGGAAATGATTTTCAGCGCACATTCCTTTCGCAAGCCGAAAACGATATCGCCGGTCATTTGGCCGCTCATTCCAATTTCAATCCATAAATAGTCTTCCAAATATTTGAGCTTTTTTACGCCCAATTCCCCGGTAACAGGGCGAACGTTAATCACCTGTTCAATGACGACTCTGGCGGATTCCAAAAAGGGATTGATGTATTCTGATTTCATTGCTGAGCTCCTTTTTCGACAATTTTCTGTCAATTGGGACTCCGTTCACACCGATACTTTATTATAGCCAACTTTCGCCAACAAGTACACATTTTTCGCTTAAAAGCGCGCATGCGGGAGGGAAACCATGCCAAATATATGGACGCATAACATCTATGGAAATTGTTTGCTGGAAAAGTTGGAGTTGACCGGCCTATTGGATCGGGACAAGGGAAAACAGCTGTTTCAATTGGGTTGCCAGGGCCCCGACTTTTTATTTTATCACCGCTTTTGGCCATGGCAGAAAAAAAGCGTCATGAACGAATTGGGTAGCCGCATGCATAAAGAGCATTGCGGCCCGGTAATCGGGCATATGGCCGAATATTTGCTTACGGCGAACAAGACGCTTCAAGATCCCGAAACGTTGTATCTTCTCGGATTTATAAGCCACCATTTGCTGGATCGCAACCTGCATCCGTACATTTTCCTGAAATCCGGTT
This genomic window from Bacilli bacterium contains:
- a CDS encoding chemotaxis protein CheX codes for the protein MKSEYINPFLESARVVIEQVINVRPVTGELGVKKLKYLEDYLWIEIGMSGQMTGDIVFGLRKECALKIISAMMGGYAITEIDELGKSAISELGNMISGNASTLLYGQGIKVDITPPRVIHTEGNHDFIDKKALTIPLKMENIGELDIQVIIA
- a CDS encoding SDR family NAD(P)-dependent oxidoreductase, giving the protein MRRNRMFQGQVAIITGASSGIGAVTAERLARAGATVVLVA